One genomic region from Colletotrichum lupini chromosome 7, complete sequence encodes:
- a CDS encoding unsaturated glucuronyl hydrolase translates to MAHLSGHTSIPVDDVSSPKDVTYAESDSTTELNADSDTSISESGGRSVTTLRRKMAQSKPIREQVGGLFEENVTAKIFRTATDALVNNDPPLAYPEYVLQTGPEAGKYILREADFWTCGFFPGNIYSLIERLVKFPHTMPGGQNKAALLSKLWSLGASWSEPLHTTAKRTDTHDMSFMIQPSMRVRWEVAQDKQALDSIVTAAKALYTRYNSTVGAIRSWDALTQHGVTITSLTDDFLVIIDSMCNLDLLYYAASHTGEQELWDAATRHAKTLIKSNLRVEKDSRGIIKEKMYSNVHVVNFNPKDGEIKERRTGQGYAAESTWARGQAWGILGYAQTFLWTGDEEFLEVSRGLAEYFFMRLETSPKSVEFPVEGENRTKGRYVPLWDFDAPIENEEFPLRDSSAGIIAANGMLVLSQALAGQGLAKESARYLDMAITIVKDTLDFSLAMEKAKFVFSNGEISTADVEEGKTFDAILKNATANHNTRDHKRYWDHGLVYGDYYLIEFGNRLLKMGLV, encoded by the exons ATGGCGCATCTCAGTGGACACACCTCCATCCCAGTGGATGACGTCTCATCCCCGAAGGACGTGACCTATGCCGAGTCTGACAGCACCACCGAGCTCAATGCTGATAGCGACACTAGCATCTCAGAATCAGGAGGCAGGTCTGTCACCACCTTGAGGCGGAAGATGGCACAATCAAAGCCCATTAGAGAACAAGTCGGGGGCTTGTTCGAGGAGAACGTCACTGCCAAAATCTTCCGAACAGCCACAGATGCGCTTGTGAACAAT GATCCTCCTTTGGCATACCCAGAGTACGTCCTCCAGACGGGCCCGGAAGCCGGCAAGTACATCTTGCGAGAGGCCGATTTCTGGACGTGTGGTTTCTTCCCAGGCAACATCTACTCCCTCATTGAGAGACTAGTCAAGTTCCCTCACACCATGCCCGGTGGGCAAAACAAGGCGGCTTTGCTGTCAAAGCTATGGTCGCTCGGTGCCTCATGGTCAGAACCCCTCCACACCACAGCCAAGCGCACGGACACCCACGACATGTCATTCATGATCCAGCCGTCAATGAGAGTAAGGTGGGAGGTTGCCCAAGACAAGCAGGCTTTGGACTCCATCGTGACCGCGGCCAAGGCTCTCTACACACGGTACAACTCAACTGTCGGAGCCATTCGGTCATGGGACGCGCTGACCCAGCATGGTGTCACTATTACGAGTTTGACAGACGACTTCCTCGTTATCATCGACTCGATGTGTAACCTAGACCTGCTCTACTACGCTGCATCTCACACCGGCGAGCAAGAGCTATGGGATGCCGCAACAAGACACGCCAAGACGTTGATCAAGTCGAATCTCCGCGTTGAAAAGGATTCCAGAGGTATCATCAAAGAGAAGATGTACAGCAATGTTCACGTCGTCAACTTTAATCCCAAGGACGGTGAGATCAAGGAGCGAAGAACGGGCCAGGGATACGCCGCCGAGTCGACGTGGGCGAGAGGCCAAGCTTGGGGTATTCTTGGCTACGCTCAGACGTTCCTTTGGACCGGTGACGAGGAGTTCTTGGAAGTGTCCCGCGGCCTCGCAGAATACTTCTTCATGCGGCTAGAGACGTCACCAAAGTCTGTCGAGTTCCCCGTGGAGGGCGAGAACAGAACGAAGGGCCGATACGTCCCGCTCTGGGACTTTGACGCGCCGATCGAGAACGAGGAATTCCCTCTGAGAGACTCATCCGCAGGTATCATTGCCGCCAACGGTATGCTGGTTCTATCCCAGGCCTTGGCGGGACAGGGTCTGGCGAAGGAGAGCGCGAGATACCTGGATATGGCCATTACAATCGTGAAGGATACCCTCGACTTCTCGCTGGCGATGGAGAAGGCTAAGTTCGTCTTCAGCAATGGCGAGATCTCGACCGCAGACGTCGAGGAGGGCAAGACATTTGACGCTATCTTGAAGAACGCTACGGCAAACCACAACACACGGGACCACAAGAGATACTGGGATCATGGCTTGGTTTACGGTGACTACTACTTGATTGAATTCGGCAACAGACTGCTGAAGATGGGACTGGTGTAA
- a CDS encoding cytochrome P450 3A17: protein MGVTLLNPENEFDRRAMVMALVGAAGGYQQQLLLQYLNSPLKHIPGPWHTRCSRLSLKLSRLTGTRMTYVHQLHERYGSIVRIAPNELSCIDIQSVSQVYKVGGGFEKAQWIGDYATKLPALSLSMILNSAEAKQRRRLLHGSFAITSLRKNWESTIRSKVELAVMKIKTEALAGSSNSHKWWTYMAADVISQLSFGQSLGVLESGKSTMYMRAIENALIADVIQCEIPFLASLSQLIPRSLLQTFSRQLEQVRLGGADGVASVKQQGPSSAQSIFTEMIAECDSEGRTWLTKEAVGMEGAGMMVAGTDTTAAVLTYLIWSVLKQPVLQEKLENEIALLGDTFDDKRLEACPILGAVIEETLRLYPAVLSSLPRLIPGGGTTLSSHFVPAGTVVYSPAYSLQRDPKVFPDPHRFDPATLSNTLRRFDLLHHHQFIISIRRYENMASPDDNLGFKYAVITGGGGGIGKVMAQHFISKGKKVIIAGRTESKLQETAKEIGAVDYYVLDTGKAEQIPDFVRRVTKEHPDLDCLVNNAGVQRPLEILKDDDFLSKADQEIDINIRGPMHLALGLLPHFQTKESALIINVSSVLGFVPFSIINPVYNGTKAWLHFWSMNLRTQLKNGGSKVRVVEIAPPTVATDLHRERSDPDDNKKENNPDALTVDEFMEEVGSKLEDGVETIGPGMAGEVIGRWYGAFGEQYAKAAGSK, encoded by the exons ATGGGGGTCACACTTTTGAACCCCGAAAATGAATTCGATCGAAGGGCCATGGTCATGGCACTAGTCGGAGCTGCAGGG ggataccaacagcaGCTCTTATTGCAGTACCTCAACTCCCCTCTCAAGCATATTCCAGGGCCTTGGCACACACGATGCTCAAGACTGAGCTTGAAGCTTAGCCGGTTGACTGGAACCCGCATGACATACGTACACCAGCTCCACGAAAGGTACGGAAGCATTGTCAGAATCGCACCAAATGAATTATCATGCATCGATATCCAATCAGTTTCCCAAGTCTACAAGGTTGGCGGCGGTTTCGAAAAGGCGCAATGGATTGGCGACTACGCAACGAAGCTTCCAGCCCTATCTCTGTCCATGATTTTGAACAGCGCAGAGGCGAAGCAGCGGCGAAGACTTTTGCATGGCTCCTTCGCCATTACATCCCTACGAAAAAATTGGGAATCGACTATTAGGAGTAAAGTTGAGCTTGCAGTCATGAAGATCAAGACAGAGGCTTTGGCGGGCTCATCAAACTCGCACAAGTGGTGGACGTATATGGCCGCTGATGTCATCAGCCAGCTCTCGTTTGGGCAATCATTGGGGGTGCTGGAATCCGGAAAG AGTACCATGTACATGCGAGCCATTGAGAATGCTCTGATAGCGGATGTCATCCAATGTGAGATCCCATTCCTCGCCTCTCTATCCCAACTCATACCTCGGTCACTGCTTCAAACATTCTCTCGGCAGCTTGAGCAAGTCAGACTTGGTGGTGCAGATGGCGTAGCGAGTGTCAAACAGCAAGGTCCATCATCAGCCCAAAGTATCTTTACGGAGATGATTGCAGAATGTGATAGTGAAGGTCGGACTTGGTTGACAAAGGAGGCCGTCGGTATGGAAGGTGCAGGTATGATGGTTGCAGGAACAGACACAACCGCTGCCGTTTTGACCTATCTCATCTGGTCGGTGTTGAAACAGCCAGTCCTGCAGGAAAAGCTTGAGAATGAGATTGCACTACTCGGCGATACCTTTGACGATAAACGACTTGAGGCGTGCCCCATACTAGGTGCCGTCATAGAAGAGACCTTGCGCTTATATCCCGCCGTCCTCTCATCTCTACCAAGGCTTATACCAGGAGGGGGGACGACGCTGTCATCGCACTTTGTGCCTGCAGGCACTGTTGTTTACAGCCCAGCCTACAGTCTGCAGCGCGACCCTAAGGTGTTCCCGGATCCTCATCG ATTCGAT CCGGCGACCCTCTCAAATACCCTTAGAAGATTTGATCTACTGCATCATCATCAATTCATTATTTCAATCCGACGATACGAAAACATGGCTTCCCCAGATGACAACCTAggatttaaatatgcggtCATCACcggtggcggtggtggcATCGGCAAGGTGATGGCTCAACACTTCATTTCCAAAGGCAAAAAGGTCATCATCGCTGGACGCACAGAATCGAAACTACAAGAAACAGCAAAAGAGATCGGGGCTGTCGACTATTACGTGCTGGACACGGGCAAGGCTGAACAGATCCCCGATTTTGTCAGACGTGTTACCAAGGAACACCCTGACCTAGACTGCCTCGTCAACAATGCCGGGGTGCAACGTCCTCTGGAGATTCTCAaggacgacgatttcctctCGAAGGCTGACCAAGAAATCGACATCAACATTCGAGGCCCGATGCATCTGGCTCTAGGCCTGTTACCACACTTTCAGACCAAGGAATCCGCACTCATCATCAACGTGTCGAGTGTACTTGGCTTCGTTCCATTCTCCATCATCAACCCCGTCTACAACGGCACCAAAGCTTGGCTGCACTTTTGGAGCATGAATCTTCGCACACAGCTCAAGAACGGCGGTTCCAAAGTCAGAGTTGTGGAAATTGCGCCACCGACGGTAGCAACTGACCTGCACCGAGAGCGATCGGATCCAGACGACAACAAGAAGGAGAATAACCCGGATGCTCTCACCGTGGATGAATTTATGGAGGAAGTTGGTAGTAAATTGGAGGACGGTGTCGAGACCATCGGGCCGGGGATGGCTGGAGAGGTCATTGGCAGATGGTATGGTGCGTTTGGTGAGCAATACGCAAAGGCGGCTGGGAGCAAATAG
- a CDS encoding peroxiredoxin DOT5 yields the protein MSDLPLDLPRPEDDGSCDHLTGFNLPSVPLSSAKNDSKEVDLSQVDRLTIVFIYPRTAELGEEVPPEWNSIPGARGCTPQACSYRDNFEALKGLGVAQVFGVSAQSSEAQKELRERVHLPYDLLSDADLKFATAARLPTFDWKQRKLIKRVTLAVEGGKIIRHWYPVFPPDQNVIEVLKWLKEYEGKRSSSG from the exons ATGAGTG ACTTACCCCTCGACCTCCCCAGACCTGAGGACGACGGGTCGTGCGACCACCTTACGGGTTTCAATCTGCCAAGCGTTCCACTTTCCTCGGCGAAAAACGACTCTAAGGAGGTCGACCTGTCACAAGTGGATAGATTGACCATTGTATTTATTTATCCACGAACTGCAGAACTAGGGGAAGAAGTTCCTCCCGAGTGGAACAGTATCCCAGGTGCCAGAGGCTGCACGCCACAGGCCTGCTCGTACCGAGACAACTTTGAGGCGCTGAAAGGCCTTGGGGTAGCTCAGGTCTTTGGCGTGTCTGCTCAGAGTTCAGAAGCCCAGAAAGAGCTTCGAGAGAGGGTCCATTTGCCTTATGATCTCTTGAGCGACGCCGATTTGAAGTTCGCGACCGCTGCAAGACTCCCTACCTTTGATTGGAAACAGCGAAAGCTGATCAAGCGGGTCACCCTGGCTGTTGAGGGTGGTAAGATTATCAGACACTGGTATCCCGTGTTTCCCCCGGATCAAAACGTCATAGAAGTCCTGAAGTGGTTGAAAGAATACGAAGGC
- a CDS encoding phosphorylcholine phosphatase produces MKTSMDLIVASLGLAIARGVANAAPSVYASNHTAGPELKHWPAEAAKALNTMIAANANQSQYAVFDMDNTSYRFDLEESLLPYLESIGVLTRDTMDPTLKLIPFKDTANHTETLYSYYLRLCDIDDIICYPWAAQIWSGIPLRELKEHVDDLMALNRTIPTTYYEGDIITPTEVSPPKIFTGQVELYNKLMANGIDVYVITAAAEELVRMVAADPKYGYNVKPENVIGVTMLMKNLTSGDLTTSRKQIEDGTYNEEANLDLVITPYLYTPATWMQGKWAAILTYINEWQGPILAGGDTPASDGPMIFHGVNVAKGGIHLWINRKDSAMATMNEMIVNNTAAQKANNLPVTADKNWVIVTPTEIQ; encoded by the coding sequence ATGAAGACCTCTATGGACCTCATCGTTGCCTCGCTCGGGCTGGCCATCGCCCGTGGCGTCGCGAATGCCGCCCCGTCGGTCTACGCCTCCAACCACACTGCCGGCCCCGAGTTGAAGCACTGGCCGGCCGAGGCGGCCAAGGCTCTCAACACCATGATCGCGGCCAACGCCAACCAGAGCCAATACGCCGTCTTCGACATGGACAACACCAGCTACCGCTTCGATCTCGAGGAATCGCTGCTGCCGTATCTCGAGAGCATCGGTGTCCTTACCCGTGACACCATGGACCCCACCCTGAAGCTCATTCCATTCAAGGACACGGCAAACCACACCGAGACGTTGTACAGCTACTACCTCCGCCTGTGCGACATTGACGACATTATTTGCTACCCATGGGCAGCTCAGATCTGGAGCGGTATTCCTTTGAGGGAGCTCAAGGAGCACGTAGACGATCTCATGGCTCTCAACCGTACCATTCCTACCACTTACTACGAGGGCGACATTATCACCCCCACCGAGGTCAGCCCTCCCAAGATCTTCACCGGCCAGGTTGAGCTCTACAACAAGTTGATGGCCAACGGCATTGATGTCTACGTTATCACCGCCGCTGCTGAAGAGCTGGTCCGTATGGTCGCTGCCGACCCCAAGTACGGCTACAACGTCAAGCCTGAGAACGTCATCGGCGTCACCATGCTCATGAAGAACCTGACCTCCGGCGATCTCACCACCAGCCGTAAGCAGATCGAGGACGGCACCTACAACGAGGAGGCCAACCTGGACCTCGTTATCACTCCCTACCTCTATACTCCTGCTACCTGGATGCAGGGCAAGTGGGCGGCTATCCTCACTTACATCAACGAGTGGCAGGGACCTATCTTGGCTGGTGGCGATACCCCCGCTAGCGACGGCCCCATGATCTTCCACGGCGTCAATGTTGCTAAGGGCGGCATTCACCTCTGGATCAACCGCAAGGACAGCGCTATGGCGACCATGAACGAGATGATTGTAAACAACACTGCTGCTCAGAAGGCGAACAACCTTCCCGTCACCGCGGACAAGAACTGGGTTATTGTTACTCCTACGGAGATTCAGTAA